DNA sequence from the Daphnia pulex isolate KAP4 chromosome 8, ASM2113471v1 genome:
TGGTCAGTCAACATCAAGAAGGCCCTGGCATCCAAGCTGCAGATGGATGCCTCTGCCGGAGATATTAGCAAAGGGGAAACCCCGTTCATGCGTACGGTTGAGGTAAAAAGACTCACCTTTATTTGTATATTACTCTTCTTGATTGTTTAttaaactttgattttgttttctacagGACACTATTAACGGTGCCTGCACTACGAGCTACACTTTCAGCGACGATGGAAAAGGTCGCTATTTGCTTTTCAAACAGCGCAATCAGAACGACTGCACTAATGTTCCTCGTGTGGGTTTCAACACCTTCGGGACCACCACCTGCACCGGCAAACAAGAGGACGAGCTTCAATCCACAACTCAAGTTTATTATAAACTCAGCCGGGAATTGGGCAAAACTTTGAAGGTGACCCACATTTCGTCGTTTGGATATCAAGTTCTCCAATGGTACCCACCGGCAGGATCTCCCCTCTACAATCGAGCCAAGTATGAAATATAATATCCTATTTTTCAGTTAAATCTGTGATAATTATTCATCGATACCTACTCTGTAACGCAGCACTACAATGGAACTAAAATCATCGGGTCCCATTACTAAGCCGATCCCTGCATCCGGCCTGACCAAGCACCACGCGAGTCTTCGTTACACCTTCAAGCGTCCGATTCCGACGGCCGATGAAATCAACTTGTCCCGCGAAGAAGATTATTTGCACCCAGAAGAGCCTCAATCACAACAAACCCTTCGTATCAAAGTGATGAGATTTataattactattttttaaatagtagtaaaagaaaataatttgctGATATGTTTGTTAATAACAGGCTATTCCCGTATTGACTAAGCTGAAAGAAGTAATCGGTTGGTCGCCTCTTAATGAGGAAGCACTGATAGATCCTGCCACCTCGAACGCCATTCAATTGATAACCGCCATGAGCTTGGAAAGCTTGCAAGCTGTTTGGAAAAGTGTTGAAAAAGACGAGGAACTCAAGTGAGTAAAAACAGTAACACGAACATATAGAGTCTTTGATGATCTCGAAATGTTATCTGTCGAAATATCTAAGGAACTTGTTCACTGAGATCCTTCCGTTAACCGGTACAAACCCAGCTGCTCTGATGGTAAAGGAGTTGGTTTTAAGTGGTAAGCTCTCCGACGTGGAAGCTCAGCGCATGGTGGCTTTCATCCCTTATTACCTGCGCCTGCCATCTGAAAAGCTGCTGGCATCCTGGGAAGATCTGGTGAAAGGCAGTTCCAGCATCAAGACAAAGTACATGGAATATTCTAATCAGTTTATTATGTTTCCTGTTTTCATCTAGTCACGTTTGTCAATATTCTTAACAGGGAATTGAAGTCTGCCATCGCAATCGCCTTCGGTCACCTTGTTGGAGTTACCTGCGAGAGCAAATTAAGGCCGTGCAAGAACGACACCATCAACAAGTACAGTCGAATGGTTTACGATGCCTTCAAATCGGCAAAGACCCACCACGAAATGGTGGTGTCGATCATGGCCTTGCGCAACACCAATTTCCCGTCCGCCATCGAGCGTCTCGTTCCGTACGTCAAAACCGTTCCGCAAGCGGTCCGTCCTTACGTCATTTTCGCCCTGCAGTTCGTGGCTGTTTCCAACCGCGACAAGTTCCTGTCTGTCATCATGCCCATCATTCACAACACGACGGAAGCCACCGAGATCCGAATGGCCGCCATCTCCACTCTATTCCGCTCCAGACCTACCGCCCTCGAGCTGCAAGAGCTGATTGGCGTGGCTCTCAATGAAAATAATCAAGAAGTACTCAACTTCATCTTGACGACCGGACGCGTAAGCTgatataaaatcaaaattttggtttgaaactatcattaattattattctttttacttattaGAACTATGCCGATACTAAGAATCCTTGCCTCCAGTCCACCTCCTCGGATCTGCAGCTGCTGATGCGTCGTGTCGACCATTTGAAAACTGACTTTTTCCGGTCCAGCAATCGCGTCTTTGACTTTCAAGATGGGAAATATGGCTTCGGAGGCGGTGTTCAGTTGGCCACAGTATACGGCGAAGAATCTCGCGCACCCCTTATCATCTCCGCTCGAGCCAACTATCGCATTTCTAAATATCGACACATTCCCTTGGAGATGATGCTTCGCTTCGAAGGTATGTAAAACAATCCCAGCaccattcatttcattttttgtgattaatagtttaaaaaattccggTTAAATTTCTCGCAGGTGTTGACGATGCTTATCTCCGTCTCTTCCGCAAGATGGATGCCAAGGACTTCAAGTTAGACACCCTTAAGGATCTGTTGCAGAAAACGTTGAAAATTGCTCCTCGCCAAAAATCTCAGTTTAAGGTGGAAATTGTTTTGCGATCACAAGGCTACGATTTGATGTACCATCATATCGGTGGAGATGAACTCGGTGCTCTGATGGAAGGCAAAGCGATGAAAGAGTTGCTCTCTCGCGGCGTCAAGCTGACTCGCAGCATGGTCATGCTGGGCGGAAATCAATTCAGTTGGAGGCCCAACGATATCGGTTTAGCCCTCGGCGTTGGTCTATCCACTCCTGCTTTCGCCCGCCACCAGTTATCCTACGGAAACGTCAATACAGCCAACAAGATTGGTCGCTCCATTCAGATCGATCTCGGCATGAATTTCCAGGTATAAACAATTGTCGATCTAAATTTTAGGATTTTATTAACACTGTgatgatttattgatttcaataGGTGACCACTTATCTAGCCGTCTACAATCCACTGGGCGTTAGGCAAGGAATAGTCAAGACGCGCGGGTCGCGCTTCCATTGGCCGGACAACGTCcaggtttcattttctccGGCCGACACTCAGatcgaaatcaaaatgagCACGCCAACAGAAGAGAAGCCGCTGTCTTTACTGTTTACCAGTAAAACCTCGGCCGTCGTGTCCAGTCGAGATGCTGACTCTAAAGGCCTTTCTTACCTTAAAGACAGCTGCCCCGAATGTGAACCCAACGCTTTGGTTACTCGAGGCGAGAAATTCCGCAAAGGTACAGACAAATCAGCTGACAGAAagtaaagaaatcaaattcgtTTGGAACATTTTTACGTGTACAGGTTTAGTGGTCCGTGAAAGCATCAACTCTCGACTGGGATTGGAATCGCATGTTGAGGTTAGTGACTGCGAAACTTACACGGGCAAGGCTTCCATCGCCAAACTGGTGTACGAGTCGTTCAAACCTTCCGAGATCAATTCGCACGGCAGCGCTCCGGGTTTCTTGGTCATGGGATTGATGCAGATGCGCAACTACTTCTACCACTACCCACCCACCGGTACTTGCTCCATGAAAACGGTTCTGCACCGGACTCGAATCAATCCGGCCGAAGCGATTGAAATCAGATTGAAAGCGGATTCGAACCCACCTCCTTGGAGGAGAGCGCCGCCCGGAGTGACGTACAACAACGTCAAAGGCTCCGTCACTCTACTCGGCACTCCCGAACGCAAATGGAACGTCGAAGTCAACGTAGAGAAGGAGCCGTTTAATATTCGGTCGTCGGTAACTGTCAAGATCGCCCGATTAAGTAATCCTACGCTTGGCGTTCCCAGCCGAGCTCTTTGCGTCAACGTGAAAACAATTTGGTCCGCTCTACCTCAAGATATTTTCGAGACCCCGTCCATCGTCCAGCCCTCCGTCCATCGTGATGTCACTATGGTCTGGGGTGACGCTCCTGCCAACGAGTGCCCCAAAGCCAATGCCAAAGGTATTTCTACGATGACGGTTAAAGTCGTCGGAAACATTACGGAATCTCAGCAAGAGGCCGCCACCATCCGCAATTCGTACCCTTACGATCGCTGTGATCTGGACCGCAATGACGCTGGACGTACTGGCATTGCAGGTCCCATGACTCGGGTGcatatcatttttttattctagtctatgaaataatttgacaaaacattttctatataCTCCACAGGCTTGTTACGACGCCGTCCTTCATTACGCCACTCCACGCAGTTACAAATTCGACATCAAATACGAGAACATGTCACCTGGTGGTCAGACGGCTCTCGATCGAATCAACACTCTGCTCAGGCCCGTTCTGCTGCCTTATTTGAGCACCAACAGTCCGTTGACTCCGACCAAAAACGTCGCTGGAACTGGGCACATTGAGCTGAAAGTGGACGTCGGAGAAGACGACATAAATCTTCTTGTCAAAACGGATCAAGCTCACAGTCAGTACGAGAATATCGACCTCCTCAAGAGTACGCGCGTGAAATTGCGCAACGCCCGGCTCGACATGTCCCATCTGACGGCCATCGAGGCCGGCTGGGTGGGCGTTTGTGACGTCGCCCCAAAAGCGGTGGTGACCTTTGATAAAACCAACATGAACTATGACCTTCCGAAATGCTACACGCTCATATCGGCTGACTGTTCCCCCACTCCGCGCTACGCTATCTTTGCTAGGAAAACCAACACTTCGTTGCCGATGGCTGCCAGGGTTCACGTCGGAGGGCACACGCTTGAATTCAACCCGATGACCGACAGTAGCGTTGAGCTGAAAGCCAACGATAAGATAGTCAAGATCGAGACGAACAAGCCCTACGTCTTGAGCGACAAGGATAACATTACGCAATACGCCATCGTCAACAAGATTGGAGCCCGCTATTTTGTCCAGGTTCCTGTTCTCAAGATGAGTATACGCTACACCGGCGATGATATCGTCACCATGATTCCGGCTATCCACCGGTCTCAGTTGTGCGGTCTATGCGGAGATTACAATGGGCAGTTCTCCAACGAACTGGTTGGCCCGTCGGGTTGCATCATGAGGAACGCCACCGATTTGGCCCAGTCCTACGTTTTGAGAGATAAAAGCTGCAAGGAGACCATCCCGACTCCAGTTTGTGCTGAACCTGGAAGCGAGAAAAAGTCTTCCGGAATTCTCAGCTATCTCTACCTTGACCGACTCATCCGTTCTTAAATGTCACATGAATTTATATTCAAACCAGACCTGGTATATTTGATTTCCACTCTTTTTACCAAAGATAACATGAATTTTTGGTGGCTATTCTGGTTCTCTTTACTTCTTACTTTTGATATCGAGTTCCTTTGAATATATTCCTTAACCTTCTAATTGACACATCTACTGTGCTGGACAAAATTGGACTTCTGGAACTTTAAATAAATCCTCTCATAGCTCGAAACTATAGGATCGTTAACATAAAACACGcgcaattttaattcattcgtTAGTCAACTGTAAATTCTCAGGCAATAATGACTTTAAATAAGACTAGTAATTACTTCCAAACACGAAAAAACCGCGCAGAtggtaggattcgaacctacgccctcagagaggaattgATTTCGAGTCAAttgccttaaccactcggccacatcTGCTTGTATGTGAGCAGAGCTCCCAtacaatttccaaaattttcggcaagaaaaaacaaacaaaacaaacatgcAAACTTCGGTGTGAAGTAGGAAAAGTTGTTGATTGTGATACTTGATGCAAAATATATTAGCCTGAGGAAGCGACGAAATCGCTTAATAGTTCAACTTGAAACAGTGCATAAGTTTTGCCTTGGGTTTTGCATGCattgcaaaaaaaatgattcgCAGTtggtaggattcgaacctacgccctcagagaggaattgATTTCTAGTcaatcgccttaaccactcggccacaactgccgtgactattgaaaatgatttcgcGTAAAAACCCAAATCCAACATATTTCGACTGAGGAACATATTGTTACAAACCTGTGTATCCCACAATTCGCGTTGCTAATTTGCGTAAGAAAACATTCTAGAGTAATTCTGACCTTTTGTAAAAGACTGTtctcaaagtttttttttttaaattcaacaattcgcaaaaacaaaaaattcgcagatggtaggattcgaacctacgccctcagagaggaattgATTTCGAGTcaatcgccttaaccactcggccacatcTGCTGATATAACTCTGTTTCGCTCAAGAGTTACAATACCTGTGAACACCTGAAGCAAATTTCGTCTTAGTGTTTCTCAAATTGATGTGGCCTATAATGCTCTCAGAAAAATATTCATTCTTGAACTGGAGAATCCAATTTATCAACGGTTGGAATATTTTTCATCCAGCAAACTCTGAAAATGAGTGTTTAAATTAATATGACAAGagcgggggttggcaactccccAGAATCTTCGTACACCCTGGTCCGCCCTGGCCAGAATCTCCCTATCTCTCCTCTCATAGAATCTTTCGGAATCTCTAGAATCTCTCTAGAATCCCGAATCTTCGTACACCCAAGTtgtgagttgccaacccccggaCAAGAGGACAATAGTTGGTCACATCTTAGTTCAATCACAATTATACTTTTCCTCTCTCTTGTTCATTTTGGCTATTGCGAAAAACTTATAATAGTTGGgcataataaaagaaatttgtaaaTGGACGCAAAGGtaaggtaaaaataataaaatatctaGAAGTGGCATAAGAGAAGTTGACTGTTGACTATAAAACAcgcaaaaaataattaatccatcctaaattttttcataTCCTAAAGACCGTAACGAATATAATGAAAagaatgtaatttttttcaacatttttttcacctTCGCATCTTGTCTGTCGATACTCGATAAGCGATATAGGGGGAGGGCCGGCGGAGTTTATTCCGGGTTTATTATTTCTGATTACAATTAACCCACGGATGAGTGTTGTAGCTTTCCGGCATTAGGCTACTCGATGTTGTTACCGACATACCGACTACCAATTGCAACCAAATCAGCATTTATATAGAACTATCGCGGCCGAGTAGTGGGCGGTGCTGAGATGTCTTTCTGGTCCGCTGTCGGATCGGTTATTCACAAAAACATTTGACGTGGTGGTGGTTAACTGGTTATGTCGTCGCCCTGGTCTTTTGACTGTTTTGTCGctgtatattatatatcttTTTCCAGGAAGAAATATACGGTGTCCCGCGGGCACGCCACACGCAAGCGCACCCGTGTTTCAGGGTCCCGAGTCTCTTGTAAAACATCAAACAGACGGAGAAATATATATGAAAAGGGATTGTTATTTTTACGTAAGGAACAATAATATAAGCGGTATTTCCAATGATGCGGTTAGGTGCAGGGGTGAGAACATTTGTGGCATATAAACACTGTGCAATGAAATCCCGGAATTGATTTGAGACATTTTGAATGGCCcgcgctttttctttttacggaATAAGGCGAATTGATGGGATGCACTGCTGCTGTGTCCCGGGGAAGATGGTCGTGCAGGCGGGAGAAATATAATGGACGTAATCTCGTCATGTGAACCGACAATGTGGTGTAGTAACCATTTCAAAGGCGTCTATTACAGAGATCAAAATAGCGTGCATTTTAAATTGCGCGCTATACTGCTGGGAACGTACGTCAACCCaatcgaaataataaaagaaacgcgCGCCAGATTTTTGAGATttatgaattgaattttattttgtcagaTGAGTTTACTGTCATTTATAGAAGATGACCGTCAGGTATTTATTCACACACCAGCAGTAGAGGTATATGTCGGTATGATTTAATAACGTCCGTTGCCGCTCTGAGCTGGACCGGATTGAGCCGGAGCATACGCCTGCTGTTGCTGGGCAGGAGCAGCGAAGGTCTGTTGGGGAGCAGCGaaggattgttgttgttggggagCAGAGAAGgtctgctgttgctgggcgGCAGGAGCGAAGGAGTCGGTCAAAGGTGCCGAAGCGGATTGCTGGGCAGATTGCTGCTGGGCCgatgaagctgctgctgctgaggctgTTGGGTTGACGGTGATGCAAGTGCAGATCTGCTGGGTGGTGGCCGGTGCGGCGACTCCGCTGATGAAAGCAGAGCTAGCCGATGCTGCTGGGCTggcttgttgctgctggctgctggattGATCAACCGGAGCGAATGACGGGCGGCTGCTGGGCGATGGGCCTTGCAATTGTTGGCTTTGACCGGCATAGGCCGGGGGAGCGCTCATCATTCCACCGAGTCCAGGGTTTCCCTGGTTGCTAATCATatcgaaaacaaaatccaTCAGCCAATCAGTGTCAAATTTTAATCTCACATTAAAAATCTACTTAGAATGTAGTTCAACTTACTGCTGGGAGAGGTACTGGCCGGAGCAGCTAGCGCTCAACATGGCACAAATCATAACGACCTGCCAGAAAGTCATATATATTAGTTAGAAACAATTCAATAcgattctattttaaattcgaTTCGAGATTCGATTATAGGCTACAATAATAAGGAGTTGGTATAACTTACAGTTTTGAAGGTATTCATCTTAAATTGAGGAGTGAACTTGATTGTTGACTGAAGGACTTGTAAAGGTGAAGTGTGATATTCCAAGAAATCCGCAGCTCTTTTTATACCCTATACTCCGCGGTCCAGCAGCAGGCGCATCACCACCCAGCAAAAAACAcggaaaacttttcttttttttccattgggataggaaaaaagttcaataatcCAGGGAAAAAAACTGACCTCGTTCAAAAATGAAGTTGAGCTttcacctttttgttttgttgggcTATAAAGGCTATTGTCTCGCCGAGAGTTCGAGGttatagattttaaaatagaatgtCCAACGATTGACCTGTTTTCTATTTAGCATTTAAAGGCCTCACAGTCCAGTTTGAACCGCTTGAGAACTAGGCCTATACACAAAACCCAAAATGCATGCGCATGTATACACCTATACATCGCCTATGAGTCATTAGATATACGATTATATGTACTGAGCAGGATTTTAGACTAACAAAttccaaataaaagaatatgaaAGTTCAAAACTATAGAATCCTGCTAGAATGTCGAACGCCACATACCTTCCGATGAGCAAACATACAAGTAATCACTGATTTCACTTGTGCCAGGCTGCAGTTTGTTTTCCTCAAGGAGATGCAGCCTATTCTCCCAACGTCTTCAGGTTAAAGGATATTTTCACAATGGTTTTTAGCCTTGTACGCCACTCCAATGACAGTTGTATTTGAACACATATTTAATATAAAGTCATAGATTAAACTATcttctttcttaaaaatagattcgaaaattaaaaagtttcgCAGTtggtaggattcgaacctacgccctcagagaggaattgATTTCTAGTcaatcgccttaaccactcggccacaactgccttGTAAAAACTGCaaacattttataaatttaatgtAATGTTTTGAAGTGTCTccttgatatttttttgtatgtctTAGTCTTTGGCGATGGAGCATTTACCGTGTTTTACATGATCTTTCTAGTAAGAATATGTGCATTTCCATAGAAAAATTTGGGTTTTAGAAAGAAGGAGATTTTCAGATTTGCAATATATTAATTTGTTTCCAGAAAGATTTGTTTATACTATGTGGGGCACAAGATTAATGATAAATTCGATCATTAGTTTGCTAAGTTTCCATACCGTCTATACGGAGACCACGGCGGAGACAATTTACGCCGGATTTCTGCTGGTTTGATGTAAGGTAGCCTCAGGACTACGACAGAGACAGCGTAACGAAACCTACAAAAGAAGCGGAGCGTTATTTTCTAAAAGAGAGGTGGCAGCCTGCTGTAAAGCGATAAACAATTCATCGTTGCTGCCCTTGAAAGTCGCGAAAGTGGAACAGACATTTCCCGACATTTCCAATTATATTACAcactaatcttttttttttttttttgtgagacATACATATATAGCCCAAAAGTGAATCACAACCTACATCATATAGTAGGATATCatgattatattttaaaatcctGATAAGGAATAACCAATAACGATTGGACCATACGGAAAGGTAATCGAcgttttcgtttgttttccttatCTGGTGCCGAGTGCTGCACATACTAGATAGTCTTTCTTGCCACTTTCATCTCGTTTCATCACATAAATACACATTTAGCTGCCGTGCGAGAAATGTTCGACAAGGTATCGATTTCAATGGCGATGATCAAACCGGTCAACTGCAAAAATTTACTGTTTGGTGTGACTGCTGTAGGCCTATTCACTGTTGTGTTTATCAGTTACTGGCAATTAATAAGACAGCCAAAAACCCcgccaaaaacaaataacagcaGTGACAAACTGATATTTAAATGCAGCTGCAATCGGACGTTAAAACAAGTTCCCAACAACAATTCAGACAACAATTCGACGGTACATCGACCTGGCGGTTTCCCGTGGTGCAGTGCGAATTCATCCACACGCGGAGCACACCAGAAAGTCATCACATATTCATTATTCGCTACTgagaattatgaaaatttgCCAGTGTCTAAACGTTATGACACACTGTtacgaaaaattttgattgcggTGGAGAAACTGTATCCCGGCTGGATCGTCCGGATTTATCACAATTTTCACAGTGAAAACGACCCAGACAATTTTTTTGCCAAAGAGTTGTGCGAATTGAATTGCCAGTTTAATCACCTCGACCTGTGCAATGTTACAGATATCACAGCTAACATCCCAGCACTGACACCCATCGATCCAGCTCTCCTTCGAGGACTCAACGGAAGGATGTTCCGCTTTTTGGTTATGCTCGATCCCAATGTCgacgttttcatttcaagggACTCGGACAGTGTCATCTTGCGGAGAGAAGTCGACGCTGTTGACGAATGGCTCCGCTCCAATTACACCTTTCACGTTATGAGGGATCACCCATTCCACTTTGCAGCTATATTGGCAGGTGCGAGTTTGCTTTCATATAGTCTATCCCTATCCGGTGgtgtctgaaaaaaaaagtacgaaTAATCctatatttgaaattgaaaataataataataataatttgccTCCATCCGTTTGCACGTACAGGAATGTGGGGAGTTAAACTTCACCAACATCGAGAACTCGTTGAGGGTTTGACGAGAGCTATGATAATGGCCGGCCAAGATGAGGAAAAATATACAGACCAAACGTTGTTGGATAAGATCGTTTGGCCTTCAGCCCAGTATGACGTGGTACGTGTAATATACGTTCTTATATGCTGCGCATTTAGGCCAATATACGCAATGCAATCAATCTCTTGAAATTAGCCTAATATGtatctccttttctctttaaaacATCTGGATGCGCACTTATAACCAATTAGATGGCTCATGACAGCTACCATTGTCAAAGAGACGAACTGAACAAGAAGTCgcctctaaaagttttcccGTTCCCCACAATGCGCAATGGCAGTTACTTCGTCGGTGATGTTGGTGAAAATGCAATAGACAGTCCCATCCCCCCAAAATGTCCAGAAGCATGTCGACCACCAGATCACAAGGATTGGGAATactgttgattttttgttcGGTAAAAATCTGTTTGAAAATACATATAGTTCCACGTTTCCCAATAACATAGACCGGTAACATTATAAATAGTTAAATACTAAAATATCTAAGTCGAATTCATCACCTGTCGAAGGTATAAGGGATGTGCAATTATAATCCTGGTAATCCCGGCGGTACTGATAAGAATGTCAGTAATGACTGAACAAAGTATATATGTGACATGCACGTATAACTTGCTGGTCGACAACTTTCGTTCTATACTGTCACGACAACCGGTAAAAAAAGTTACGTGTAGTTTCACAAGAGAGCGCCACTTGGGAAACAATTTACACCTGAGACATTTTTTGCACGGGGCAAGCCAACGTTCTACAATAATATAGTCACAGTCAGATGGCGAGCAATCAAAATAACAGCTGATCAGTTATAGCTGACGTATAATAGTGCCTAATTGTTTTTGTCATTTATAAGTGTAACCTAGAAGATAAACGTGATACAGTGGTGGCGAAGCTCGTACATCTATTCACTATGCCCAACCTGCTGTGCTATTATTTCGATTATTTCAATCAGAAGGATTTCATTAGAACTTCTTATAAGAGCAATGCATTAATATCGGGTGTGTTCAAGTGGATTCTGGTCGTGATTATCGTGTGCATTTGTACCCGAAATCAGCGTATTtccaaaataggaaaagagtCTCCGGCTCCGGTGATGTGCTCGGGGAATTTACTAGACCAAAGGGATCACCACTACGCCAAAGAAGCTGATGGATCGTACGACAA
Encoded proteins:
- the LOC124201118 gene encoding vitellogenin-5-like → MARRCCMFVIFVFFLLETAHCQAEGLFENGQEYQYSYQTYTLTGVREPIWFGSSFGIRGNLLIQKQGAEAILKLSDLTLGMHNGDEALFNTIKFLKKPDLVILEKPFKILFSNGKITGFYVESSDVEWSVNIKKALASKLQMDASAGDISKGETPFMRTVEDTINGACTTSYTFSDDGKGRYLLFKQRNQNDCTNVPRVGFNTFGTTTCTGKQEDELQSTTQVYYKLSRELGKTLKVTHISSFGYQVLQWYPPAGSPLYNRANTTMELKSSGPITKPIPASGLTKHHASLRYTFKRPIPTADEINLSREEDYLHPEEPQSQQTLRIKAIPVLTKLKEVIGWSPLNEEALIDPATSNAIQLITAMSLESLQAVWKSVEKDEELKNLFTEILPLTGTNPAALMVKELVLSGKLSDVEAQRMVAFIPYYLRLPSEKLLASWEDLVKGSSSIKTKELKSAIAIAFGHLVGVTCESKLRPCKNDTINKYSRMVYDAFKSAKTHHEMVVSIMALRNTNFPSAIERLVPYVKTVPQAVRPYVIFALQFVAVSNRDKFLSVIMPIIHNTTEATEIRMAAISTLFRSRPTALELQELIGVALNENNQEVLNFILTTGRNYADTKNPCLQSTSSDLQLLMRRVDHLKTDFFRSSNRVFDFQDGKYGFGGGVQLATVYGEESRAPLIISARANYRISKYRHIPLEMMLRFEGVDDAYLRLFRKMDAKDFKLDTLKDLLQKTLKIAPRQKSQFKVEIVLRSQGYDLMYHHIGGDELGALMEGKAMKELLSRGVKLTRSMVMLGGNQFSWRPNDIGLALGVGLSTPAFARHQLSYGNVNTANKIGRSIQIDLGMNFQVTTYLAVYNPLGVRQGIVKTRGSRFHWPDNVQVSFSPADTQIEIKMSTPTEEKPLSLLFTSKTSAVVSSRDADSKGLSYLKDSCPECEPNALVTRGEKFRKGLVVRESINSRLGLESHVEVSDCETYTGKASIAKLVYESFKPSEINSHGSAPGFLVMGLMQMRNYFYHYPPTGTCSMKTVLHRTRINPAEAIEIRLKADSNPPPWRRAPPGVTYNNVKGSVTLLGTPERKWNVEVNVEKEPFNIRSSVTVKIARLSNPTLGVPSRALCVNVKTIWSALPQDIFETPSIVQPSVHRDVTMVWGDAPANECPKANAKGISTMTVKVVGNITESQQEAATIRNSYPYDRCDLDRNDAGRTGIAGPMTRACYDAVLHYATPRSYKFDIKYENMSPGGQTALDRINTLLRPVLLPYLSTNSPLTPTKNVAGTGHIELKVDVGEDDINLLVKTDQAHSQYENIDLLKSTRVKLRNARLDMSHLTAIEAGWVGVCDVAPKAVVTFDKTNMNYDLPKCYTLISADCSPTPRYAIFARKTNTSLPMAARVHVGGHTLEFNPMTDSSVELKANDKIVKIETNKPYVLSDKDNITQYAIVNKIGARYFVQVPVLKMSIRYTGDDIVTMIPAIHRSQLCGLCGDYNGQFSNELVGPSGCIMRNATDLAQSYVLRDKSCKETIPTPVCAEPGSEKKSSGILSYLYLDRLIRS
- the LOC124199565 gene encoding predicted GPI-anchored protein 58 — protein: MNTFKTVVMICAMLSASCSGQYLSQHNQGNPGLGGMMSAPPAYAGQSQQLQGPSPSSRPSFAPVDQSSSQQQQASPAASASSAFISGVAAPATTQQICTCITVNPTASAAAASSAQQQSAQQSASAPLTDSFAPAAQQQQTFSAPQQQQSFAAPQQTFAAPAQQQQAYAPAQSGPAQSGNGRY
- the LOC124199265 gene encoding uncharacterized protein LOC124199265, which produces MFDKVSISMAMIKPVNCKNLLFGVTAVGLFTVVFISYWQLIRQPKTPPKTNNSSDKLIFKCSCNRTLKQVPNNNSDNNSTVHRPGGFPWCSANSSTRGAHQKVITYSLFATENYENLPVSKRYDTLLRKILIAVEKLYPGWIVRIYHNFHSENDPDNFFAKELCELNCQFNHLDLCNVTDITANIPALTPIDPALLRGLNGRMFRFLVMLDPNVDVFISRDSDSVILRREVDAVDEWLRSNYTFHVMRDHPFHFAAILAGASLLSYSLSLSGGV